One Esox lucius isolate fEsoLuc1 chromosome 1, fEsoLuc1.pri, whole genome shotgun sequence genomic region harbors:
- the dhx34 gene encoding probable ATP-dependent RNA helicase DHX34, which produces MSERRDSRSWDWDSSQCRAQMDQIFFRQHDYIQNGTTEHKDFWTFFDRFQRFKTKKDMSASGAPESSRKGHSDGKKTADLGLPKEYDARYRINMSVCTRDVEEKLVTGASDHRNSHRRSSSGPGSQQIADCRLALLHFLDFNQRQSFGKLAKLRAEQKALPIFQYRDRIVELVRTHPVVVVAGDTGCGKSTQVPQYLLSSGFSHIACTQPRRIACISLAKRVSFESLNQYGSKVGYQIRFEGTRTPSTKLLFLTEGLLLRHIQADGALEQYQVLIVDEVHERHLHCDFLLGVLRSLLVTRPDLRLILMSATINIKLFSDYFNSAPVLQVPGRLFPIQVIYQPIPPEEQASRSEKLDPRPYLRVLQGIDQRYPAEERGDLLLFLSGVAEISTILEACQAYATHTKRWIVLPLHSTLSLAQQDKVFDISPPGVRKCIISTNIAETSVTIDGVRFVVDSGKVKEMSFDPKAKMQRLQEFWISRASSEQRKGRAGRTGPGVCYRLYAESDYEAFAPYPVPEIHRVALDSLILQMKSMGLGDPRSFVFIDPPPTASIQTAVTYLRVQGALDPRGELTPIGCLLAQLPVDVVIGKMLVLGSILNLVEPVLTVAAALSVQSPFLRSAQHNPDCATARQPLHSDQGDPFTLLNTFNAWVQVKGERGGASRKWCRRRGLEEQRLYEMVNLRRQFKELLRSHGLLEVLEERAPSGGGRGQRRERLTERRKLHQLKREHDLAEGGRRKVLRLEDGQEVDGDSGSDAEPDRRDKEPTGESSVDIQEVKFKLRHNVSELQEAAAASQDLSSRQQALLKLLLCRGLYPQLALPDEHNATRKDSEQVFHTRNKQGVVIHPTSVFASDPEVLHVPEEGNREGPDKGDSSRHQLLAFVTLLETNKPYISNCVRVPALQALLLVANSLDSNADCTRLVVDGWLEVGLTGEEALRVLSSSLTLRASWENLLQAQLGKGTLGAGAGSRAKAGGGLSEGLGVPGVSRKDLDKLSEGLVRFLLYTEVSYSLRRLTGLQVQNLYVGPQPQTELSEGPAPNPLFPGMEVQPDPIKGGLRVTSYFTYNCLTDSKDLYSECLRTFWSCPHCDLYSPVTPLERMSHEATCRPAGEQQNNQDREDDGMKGGASSTSVSGLARVYHCDVCDQDLKLTSTEILKHKRQHMHSGR; this is translated from the exons ATGTCTGAGAGGAGGGACAGTCGTAGCTGGGACTGGGACAGTTCTCAATGCCGAGCTCAGATGGACCAGATCTTCTTCCGCCAGCATGACTACATCCAAAATGGAACCACAGAGCACAAAGATTTCTGGACCTTTTTTGACCGCTTTCAGAGGTTCAAAACCAAGAAGGACATGTCGGCATCTGGAGCGCCAGAGAGCAGCAGGAAAGGGCACAGTGATGGGAAGAAGACTGCAGATCTGGGTCTTCCTAAAGAGTATGATGCCCGCTATCGGATCAACATGTCAGTGTGTACCAGAGACGTAGAGGAGAAGCTGGTTACTGGCGCGTCTGATCACAGAAACAGCCACAGACGGAGCTCTTCAGGCCCCGGGAGTCAGCAGATCGCTGACTGTCGCCTGGCCTTGCTCCACTTCTTAGACTTCAACCAGAGGCAGAGCTTTGGGAAGCTGGCTAAGCTGAGGGCGGAGCAGAAGGCCCTCCCTATCTTCCAGTACCGGGACCGCATCGTGGAGCTGGTGCGTACCCATCCGGTGGTTGTGGTGGCAGGCGACACTGGCTGTGGGAAGTCCACCCAGGTGCCCCAGTACCTGCTGTCGTCTGGGTTCAGTCACATCGCCTGTACGCAGCCCCGGCGTATCGCATGCATCTCCCTGGCCAAAAGGGTCAGCTTCGAGAGTCTCAACCAATATGGCTCCAAG GTTGGGTACCAGATTCGCTTTGAGGGAACCCGCACCCCATCCACCAAGCTGCTGTTTCTGACTGAGGGGCTGCTACTGAGACACATCCAGGCTGACGGAGCGCTGGAACAATACCAG GTGTTGATCGTCGATGAGGTCCACGAGAGGCACCTACACTGTGACTTCCTGCTCGGGGTCCTGCGCTCCCTCCTGGTCACCCGTCCCGACCTGCGCCTGATCCTCATGTCCGCCACCATCAACATCAAACTCTTCTCTGACTATTTTAACTCAGCTCCGGTGCTACAGGTTCCCGGCCGGCTCTTCCCCATTCAG GTGATCTACCAGCCCATCCCACCTGAGGAGCAGGCGTCCCGCTCGGAGAAGCTCGACCCCCGGCCCTACCTCCGGGTGCTGCAGGGGATCGACCAGCGCTACCCggctgaggagagaggagacctGCTGCTGTTCCTCAGTGGAGTGGCTGAGATATCTACCATCCTGGAGGCCTGCCAGGCGTATGCCACGCACACCAAGCGCTGGATCGTCCTGCCCCTACACAGCACCCTGTCCCTGGCGCAGCAGGATAAG GTTTTTGACATTTCTCCTCCAGGTGTCAGGAAGTGTATAATCTCCACCAACATCGCTGAGACCTCTGTCACCATTGATGGGGTGCGCTTCGTAGTCGACTCAG GCAAGGTGAAGGAGATGAGCTTTGACCCCAAGGCCAAGATGCAGCGTCTGCAGGAGTTCTGGATCAGTCGAGCCAGTTCGGAACAGAGGAAGGGCAGAGCGGGGAGGACGGGCCCGGGGGTGTGTTACCGTCTCTACGCCGAGTCAGACTACGAGGCCTTCGCACCCTACCCTGTCCCTGAAATACACAGGGTGGCCCTGGACTCACTCATACTGCAG ATGAAGAGCATGGGCCTGGGAGACCCGCGGTCCTTCGTCTTCATCGACCCACCTCCTACGGCCAGCATCCAAACGGCAGTGACCTACCTCCGGGTGCAGGGGGCGCTAGATCCCCGAGGAGAACTCACCCCCATCGGCTGTCTGTTGGCTCAGCTGCCCGTTGATGTGGTGATCG GTAAGATGCTGGTGCTGGGGTCCATCCTCAACCTGGTGGAGCCGGTCCTGACAGTGGCCGCTGCGCTCAGTGTCCAGTCGCCATTTCTCCGCTCGGCACAACACAACCCGGACTGCGCCACGGCGCGCCAGCCCCTGCACTCCGACCAGGGAGACCCCTTCACTCTGCTCAACACCTTCAATGCCTGGGTTCAG gtgaagggggagaggggcggCGCCAGCAGGAAGTGGTGCAGGAGAAGAGGTCTTGAGGAACAGAGACTGTATGAGATGGTCAACCTACGGAGACAGTTCAAG GAGCTGTTGCGTAGCCATGGTCTGCTGGAGGTGCTGGAGGAGAGGGCTCCCTCTGGTGGAGGCCGTGGGCAACGCAGGGAGCGGCTGACTGAGAGGAGAAAGTTACACCAGCTGAAGAGAGAGCATGACCTGGCAGAGGGAGGCCGTAGAAAGGTCCTGAGGCTGGAGGATGGGCAGGAGGTGGACGGAGACTCTGGGTCGGACGCGGAGCCAGACAGGAGGGACAAGGAACCCACGGGGGAATCCAGTGTGGACATACAG GAAGTAAAGTTTAAGCTTCGCCACAATGTGTCTGAGCTCCAGGAAGCAGCGGCGGCAAGTCAGGACCTGTCGTCACGGCAACAGGCCCTTCTGAAATTGCTGCTCTGCCGAGGCCTGTATCCCCAGCTGGCACTACCTGATGAGCACAACGCCACTCGCAAGGACTCTGAGCAG GTGTTCCACACCAGAAACAAGCAGGGGGTTGTGATCCATCCCACCAGCGTTTTTGCCAGCGACCCAGAGGTGCTGCATGTCCCAGAGGAAGGGAACAGAGAGG GACCTGATAAAGGAGACAGCAGTAGACACCAGCTCCTAGCCTTCGTAACTCTGCTAGAGACCAACAAACCATACATTTCCAACTGTGTTAGAGTTCCAGCCCTACAG gcCCTGTTGCTGGTAGCAAACTCCCTGGACAGCAACGCCGACTGCACCAGGCTGGTGGTGGACGGCTGGTTGGAGGTGGGGCTGACAGGGGAGGAGGCCCTGCGGGTCCTGTCCAGCTCCCTCACCCTCCGGGCCAGCTGGGAGAATCTCCTCCAGGCCCAGCTGGGAAAGGGCACCCTGGGGGCCGGTGCCGGGAGCAGGGCCAAGGCTGGAGGGGGGCTGAGTGAGGGCCTAGGTGTGCCTGGGGTGTCTCGGAAAGATCTGGACAAGCTCAGTGAAGGACTGGTCCGCTTCCTGCTCTACACGGAG GTAAGCTACAGTCTCCGTCGTCTGACAGGCCTTCAGGTCCAGAACCTTTACGTTGGTCCCCAGCCCCAGACGGAGCTCTCAGAAGGACCCGCCCCAAACCCACTCTTCCCAGGAATGGAGGTTCAGCCAGACCCCATCAAGGGAGGGCTGCGGGTTACCAGTTACTTCACCTATAACTGCCTCACG GACTCAAAGGACCTGTACAGTGAGTGTCTGAGAACGTTCTGGAGTTGTCCTCACTGTGACCTGTACAGTCCAGTCACCCCGCTAGAGAGGATGAGCCACGAGGCCACCTGCAGGCCAGCCGGGGAACAGCAGAACAACCAGGACAGAG AGGACGATGGCATGAAGGGAGGCGCCTCCTCCACCTCGGTGTCCGGGCTGGCCAGGGTCTACCACTGTGATGTCTGTGACCAGGACCTGAAGCTCACCTCAACAGAGATCCTCAAACACAAGAGACAGCACATGCATTCTGGACGTTGA
- the LOC109615817 gene encoding lipase member I produces the protein MERKGGGAENSGAESSMVGQYLLTFLLFFAPASGDRLKHCSEFLCFNPHSPQLRILRLFSAHGLCGFHIDLPSPGLHTKQDSLGFPSPPHALCPMAWSPEGPSWFPIGPTVMIVPGRRPARLQPSWVRQMADKLLKAGLVNVLVADWLLPPHDDITEGARQVGERLAQAIQTLVNQHGFSPELFHLVGFGVGAHVAGIAGACLEGAVGRITGLDPFSPQFSEADSRLSLDYTDAQYVDVIHTNFNANEPIAALGVSRPLGHVDFYVGRGHLLPGCPHALMKRERYILCSHQWAYRLFTSSIGSSCPITAFPCLGVEDYQKALCTSCHHPGLNTCPLLGYDISWLPPDRPIGFQPVTAVLGIAVKEPFCVSPFLLEVHLVGNVSLNAQLFVQLKGGVGKTPVMLVSGPSPMQFDPHQTYQFMVSIDHRVKEFRILSLEFNSQRLLYLQWRKISIQISHLVLTQLPRHKGLVVYSSRSLTAVENQRMEVPLQKEPTREE, from the exons ATGGAGAGAAAAGGTGGCGGAGCAGAGAACTCTGGAGCTGAAAGCAGCATGGTGGGCCAATATCTACTGACATTCCTTCTCTTCTTTGCTCCGGCCTCAG GCGACCGACTTAAGCATTGCTCAgagtttctctgtttcaaccCACACTCTCCTCAGCTGAGGATTCTCAGGCTTTTCTCTGCGCATGGTCTCTGCGGTTTCCACATAGACCTCCCTTCACCAGGCCTCCACACCAAGCAAGACTCTTTAGGCTTCCCTTCACCTCCTCATGCCCTTTGTCCCATGGCTTGGAGCCCGGAGGGTCCCTCTTGGTTCCCCATCGGCCCCACAGTGATGATTGTCCCAGGCAGGAGGCCGGCCAGGCTGCAGCCCAGCTGGGTGAGGCAAATGGCTGACAAGCTGCTGAAGGCGGGGCTGGTTAACGTCCTGGTAGCTGATTGGCTGCTACCTCCtcatgatgacatcactgagGGGGCTAGGCAGGTGGGCGAGAGGCTGGCACAGGCCATCCAGACCCTAGTG AATCAGCACGGCTTCTCTCCAGAGCTCTTCCACCTGGTGGGATTTGGTGTTGGGGCTCATGTTGCGGGCATCGCTGGGGCTTGTCTGGAGGGAGCTGTTGGCAGAATCACAG GCCTGGATCCGTTCTCACCGCAGTTCTCTGAAGCAGATAGCCGCTTGTCTCTGGACTACACCGATGCTCAGTACGTGGACGTCATTCACACCAACTTCAATG CTAATGAGCCAATAGCTGCTCTGGGGGTTTCCAGACCACTGGGTCATGTTGATTTCTATGTCGGCAGAGGACATCTGCTCCCCGGCTGTCCTCATGCTCTTATGAAAA GGGAGCGGTATATTCTCTGCAGTCACCAGTGGGCCTACAGGCTGTTCACCAGTTCCATCGGCTCCTCCTGCCCCATAACAGCCTTCCCCTGCTTGGGTGTAGAGGACTACCAGAAGGCTCTCTGTACCAGCTGTCACCACCCCGGCCTCAACACCTGTCCTTTGCTGG GCTATGACATCAGCTGGCTGCCTCCAGATCGACCAATCGGCTTTCAGCCTGTGACCGCTGTCCTGGGCATTGCAGTGAAGGAACCATTCTGTG TGTCTCCCTTCCTGTTGGAGGTGCACCTGGTGGGGAACGTCTCGTTAAACGCCCAGTTGTTCGTTCAGTTGAAAGGAGGCGTCGGGAAAACCCCGGTCATGTTGGTGTCTGG TCCGTCCCCAATGCAGTTCGACCCACACCAGACATACCAGTTCATGGTGTCCATTGACCACCGTGTGAAGGAATTCAGAATCCTGTCACTAGAGTTCAACTCTCAACGTCTCCTGTACCTCCAATGGAGGAAAATAAGTATTCAGATCAGCCATCTTGTGCTCACGCAGCTACCAAGACACAAGGG GCTAGTAGTCTACAGCAGTAGGTCTCTGACAGCAGTGGAGAACCAGAGAATGGAGGTGCCTCTCCAGAAGGAGCCCACCAGGGAAGAGTGA